The Thermoanaerobacterales bacterium nucleotide sequence GGGTGCGCGAGAGCGTGAACCAGGCCCGCCCGGGCGTTGGCCAGGGCCATCCCGGCCATCAGGCTCCCGAGCATCATCTTCTCGCGGGCGTCACGCTGGCGGCCGGAATCATAGGCCGTAAAGAAGTTTTGCACGATCAGGCGGAAAGCCTCGCGGCTTATGCCCGAGGTATAGGGGGTACGCCAGCGCGAGGTATGGGACTCAATGGCATGGGTGAGAGCGTCCATCCCGGTCTGCGCGGTCAGGGTTGGCGGCTGGGACATGGTCAGGATGGGGTCGACCACGGCCACGGCGGCCAGCCAGCGCCCGTCGCGGATAGTGGCTTTACGTCGCTGGACCGGGTCGATGAGCACAGCGTTGTAAGTAGCCTCCGCCCCGCTCCCCGCGGTTGTCGGTACGGCCACCCAGGGGAGCCCGGGCCGTGGTGCACGCAGGGGATCGAAGAAGGCCGCGGTGGGTTCTTCCTCGCCCGCGAGCCCGGCGGCGGCCTTGGCGACGTCAAGGACGCTCCCGCCTCCCACCCCCACAACAACCTGGCACCCCTCGCTGTGCAACAGTCCGCGGGCCTCGTCGACGGCCTGTACGGTCGGCTCGGGGTCCACCTGATGCCAAACGGTTTCTACCCCGGCCTGCTTCAGAGGGGTGGTGATACGGTCCATGTGACCCGATTCGGCCAGGCTTCGCCGCCCGGTGATCACCAGCGCCCGCCGGCCGAGAGATACGACCTCCTCACCCAGCCGATAGGTGCTGCCGGGACCGAAAAGGACGCGTGGTGGAGTCAGGACGTCAAAGAGCACGGGCAGACCTACCCTTCCTGCAATGCTGATCAGGGCTTAATACCCATAAAGATAGCCTTTTCCATAAGGGAGGGGGCAATTCCTGCTAAATGGCCGAGGTTTACGTCAGGGAGAGGTAAAGAAGGGCTTAATCAGCCAGGCGCAGGGTGTTTCCCGGCAGGGTGCCGGTTTCGCGCAAGCGGTGGGCGGGAAGCTCGAGCACGTGGCGGGTCCCGCGCACCCACGGGCCGAGCCGGAACGGTGCCAGCGCTTCAACCGTGTGCAGGACGTGCCAGCCGGCGTCCAGATAAGCCAGGTCGATGGGAAAGCGCATAAACCAGGTGTGAACGTTGCTGCAGGGGGTAAGCAGCAGACCGGTGCCGGGGGCCAGAGCGGCGCGGCCCATCAGGCCGAGGAGCCGGCGCCCGAAGGTGCCGGCCACCTCCACCTTCACTGCCAGGTCGGTACCCAGGGTGAGGTCGACGACGCGCATCGCTCAAAAACTCCGTAGAATCTGCAGGGCGGCCGGCCCCAGCAGGACGATAAAAGTCGCCGGGAAGATAAAGAAGATGAGGGGGAAAAGCATCTTTACCGGCGCCTTGAGGGCCCTTTCCTCGGCCAGCTGGCGCCTCTTGAGGCGCATTTGGTCCGACTGCGTGCGCAGGACATTGCCAATACGCACCCCCATCTGTTCGGCCATGACTACCGCGCCGATAAAGGTCGTCAGGTCGTCGACCGCCACGCGGTCGGCCACGTCACGCAGCGCCTCCCGGCGGGGCTTGCCGACCTGGATTTCACGGAGCATCTCCCGCATTTCGGAGGCCAGGGTCCCCTTGGTCTTGTCCACCACTTTTTGCACCGCGCCGTCAAACCCGAGCCCGGCTTCGATACTCACCGTCAGCAGGTCGAGGGTGTCGGGCAGGGCTTTCTGCACCTCCTGGCGGCGGCGGTTAATGCGTGAGGTGAGATAGAACCCCGGAGCGGCCCAGCCGGTTATCCCGGCGCCGGCGGCCAGAATGACCCCGGTGGCTGTCGGGAGACCGGTGGCGGCGAGGGCGGCCCCGATAACGACACCGCCTGCGGCGGTCAGGTAACGCAGGATCGTGAACTCGGAGGCCGTCAAACCTCCGGGACTGCCGGCCAGGGCCAGACGCTTCGTGAGGGCGTTTGCCGCGGGGCTGGACGGTGCCTGCCTACGCTGAAGGCGGCCGAACAGCGGCTGGAAGAGGCGTCGCCACAGCGGTACCGCCAGTTCAGCCTGCCGGGCGTGTAGGATTTTATCGCCGGCCGCCAATTCCTCCAGGCGTTGGGTGACGGCCAACCGCTCGCTGTAAAGGCGTTCGAGCAGCAAGAGGACGAAGGCCGTGACGGCCGTTAACACCAGGAATACAAGTAGCAGCAAGTCCCGTTCCCCCTCCGGATCTCGGGCCGAGGATGCACCTGCTAGACTTCAATGTTCATAATGTGCCGGACCAGGATGACGCCGATAACCTCGGAAACGGTGGCATAGGCGACCATTGCCAGTCCGGCGGGGTTGCCGAACAGTTCGCGCAGGTAACCGGGGTTGATAAGGAGAAGGACAAGGGCCAGGGCCACCGGCAGCAGGCCGATGATCAGGCCGGAAATCCTTCCCTGGGCGGTAAGGGTCTTGATCTCTCCTTTAATACGCACCCGTTCACGGATTGTATCCCGGATCTTGTCCAGGATTTCAGCCAGGTTCCCCCCTACCTGGCGTTGGATGATAACCGCTGTGACCATCAGGTCGAGATCGTCGCTCCCGACCCTACCGACCAGGGTCTGTAACGCTTCTTCCGTCCCCAGGCCGAGGTTCATCTCCTGCAGGCAGCGGGCGAACTCCTTGCTGATCGGCGGCGGCATCTCCCTGCAGACCATTTCCAAGGCCTGGGCGAAGCCGAAGCCGGCCCTCAGTGTATTGCTGATCATCGCCAGCGCATCCCCCAGCTGGGCGTTGAAGGCCGCCAGCCGGCGCGCTTTAGCCAGGTGCAGGGCAAAAAAAGGTGCGGCGGCGGCAAGGACGGCCAGAACAGCGGCTCCTAAACCCGTGCGCAGTATGAGGCTGCCCGCCGCCCAGCCGGTGATTCCCGCCAGGATCACTCCGGCGGCGAACTCCTCCCCGCGCAACGGGAAGTCAGCACGAGCCAGGTCCGCGTCCACCCGGGACCCGAGGCGGCGCAAAGGCATCACGTGCGCCAGCACCCGGACGATGCGGATTATGACGGAAACCGGCTCCGTTTCGGCCGGGTGGGCGTGGGGATCGCCGTCTGTTTGCGCGCCCAGCCGGTTCAGCCGCTCGAGGACGGCCCTGTCGCCCCGGCCGGCGGCCTGGGCCAGGTACCAGACAAGTAGAGAGACGGAAACGAAGGTCAGGAGGAAAATCGGCAGCATAGTCGAACCCCCCTTGGGTGGTACAATCAGATCCTGCGGGCAAAAACCTCGGGCCGGATATGTAGCCCCTGAGCCTCGATCTTTTCCATGAATTTGGGGCGGATCCCGGTGGCCTCATACCGTCCGACGGCCCTGTTCTCGTTATCGACACCCTGCTGGCGGAAAAGGAAAATGTCTTGCAGGACAATGACGTCTCCTTCCATCCCCTGGACCTCGGTGATCTGGGTGACCTTGCGCGAGCCGTCCTTAAGCCGGCTCTGGTGTACTATAAGGTCGACCGCCGAGGCGATCTGCTCCCGGATGGCGCGGACCGGGAGATCCATCCCGGCCATCAGGACCATGGTCTCCAGGCGGGCGAGCATGTCACGGGGCCCGTTGGCGTGACCGGTAGTCAGAGAGCCGTCGTGACCGGTGTTCATGGCTTGAAGCATGTCAAGCGCCTCCCCTCCCCGGACCTCGCCGACGACGATCCGGTCGGGCCGCATACGGAGCGCGTTTCTTACCAGGTCACGGATCGTGATCTGCCCCCGGCCCTCAATATTTGCCGGGCGGGATTCCAGGCGGACGACATGCTCCTGGTGCAACTGGAGTTCCGCCGCGTCCTCGATGGTTACGATCCGCTCGTCTGCGGGGATGAAAGACGACAGGACGTTAAGGGTGGTCGTTTTACCGCTGCCGGTGCCGCCGGAAACGACGATGTTTAGCCTGGCCCGCACACAGGCCTCGAGGAACCGGGCCATTTCCTGGTTAAGGGTTCCCAGGCGGACCAGGTCCTCTATCCGGAGTCGCTCCCGCGCAAATTTGCGAATGGTCAATGTGGGACCGTCCAGGGCCAGGGGCGGGATAATTGCGTTGACGCGGGAACCGTCCGGGAGGCGCGCGTCCACCATGGGCATGCTCTCGTCGATACGGCGCCCAAGCGGGGTGACTATCTTTTCGATGATGTGGAGGATATGTTCATTATCCCGGAATTCAACGGAGGTCAACTCCAGGCGTCCTTTTCGTTCCACGTACACCCGGTGCGGGCCGTTGACCATCACCTCGTTAACCTCGGGGTCGTTCAGTAACGGGGTGATCGGCCCGTAACCCAGGATCTCGTCCACAAGATCCCCGATGATCCGCTGGCGGTCCAGGCGGGGCAGGTATTCGGTGTTCGCCTCCAGGACCTGTTTGGCCAGACTCTCCACGACCGACGAGGTCAATTCCGCCCCGGTGTCGGGCCGCTTCTGAAGCTCGGCGATAAGCTGCTTATGGAGTACGGCCTTCAACTCGTGGTATGGTTCGCGTCCGTTCCTTGGTGCACGCTTCAACAACGCTCCTCACTTCCCTCTCCGTTTTACAGACTGAACAGGCGGGCGGCGATGGACAAGCGCGGTGTCTCCTCCGTGTCCTTCTCCTCGGGACTGCACAACTGGCGGGCCAGGGCGCGAATGGCCTGTGTCAGCTTGCCGGCCGGACTGGTGGTCAGGATGGACTGCCCTTTGTTCAAGGACGTGACGGCGGCTTTCCCGTCCTCGGGGAGGGATGCCAGGCACTTGCATTCCAGCACTCTCTCAATCTCGGCCGTTTTAATGCCGCCCTCAAGCCCGGCCCGGTTCAAGACGATGGCCGCCCGGTCCTGAAGATCATGGTCTGTCAAGAAATCGAGCGCGGACCGGGCATGGCGTATGCTCAACAGCTCCGGGGTCGCCAGGAGCAGGATAAGATCGGCGGCGGACAAGGCGGTTTGCGTCAGGCTGTCGGGCCGGATTCCGGTGTCCAGGATGACGTACGAATAACGTTCGGTCAGCAGGTCAAGGGCGTGTTGCAGGGCTTCCGGGGTCACCAGGTAGGCGTCGTCACGGGACGGGCTGCAAAGGACTTTTGTCCCGGTATAGTGGGAGATGAGGAAGTTGTCCACGGCCACCAGGTCCTCGGTCGAAGATTCATCGACGAGGTCCGCCAGGGTCCGGCGCGCCTTGAGGTTCAACGCGACCTCAATGTCTCCTTCGCCCGGGACCAGGTCAACCAGGACCGTCTTGCGCCCCTCCTGGGCAAGCGCGGCGGCCAGGTTTACGGCGACCAGCGTGCGCCCGACTCCGCCGCGCGTTGAAAAGACGGTGATGATCTTCCCCTGCCGGCGGCTCTTGGCCTGGGCCTGGATACCGAGGAGGTTTTGCCGGTGCTTGTGTTTCTCGTGTACGCGCCGGATGGCCGCGGCCAGTTCGCTGGAGTTGATCGGCTTGACCAGGTAGTCACCGGCGCCGGCGGCCATCGCTTTCCGGATATACTCCTGCTCGCCCTGGATGGAGACAATGATCACGGCGCTTTCCGGGACCTTGTTGGTGATCTCTTCGGTGGCCGTAATGCCGTCCATCTCTGGCAGGTTGATATCCATTAGGATCACGTCGGGCCTCAGGTCCTCGGCCGAGGCGATGGCCACGGATCCGTCGTCGGCCTCACCGACGACCTTTATGTCCTCCTCGAAGAAGAGCAGGCGCCTGATGTCTTCGCGGGTTCCAGCGACATCGTCCACGATCAGGACCTTGATCGGTTCCATCTTCAGCCCTCCTCGGTTATTGCTCGCGGACTTTAGCGCAATAGGTGATCCTTCCTGGCGCTGGGTATGGACAGGACCTCACTGTCTGCGGGGGAGCGCAGCAGCATTCGGATCGTGCCGCGCTCGGAGCCCAGGACAAGGTGCTGGGCCTGGGCCGGGGTGACGCCGAGGATAACCGTCTGCGCCTTGTTGCCTTCGCGCTGCCCCCCGGAGGCCGAGGTGCGCTTGGCGGCCAGGACGCGTACGTTTTGGATAACGGTCGACGTATAACTGTTGGATGTCTCGCCGGCTTCGAGGTCAAAGGTCACCGCCACGTCCACGCGGTCCCCGACCTTAAGCAGGCCGGAAACCCCGGAGACCTCGTTCACGGCGACGCTGACCGCACGCTCGCCGGGATTCAAAGCCAGGGCCAGGTCCTCAGAAGCCTCTCCTACGGCCGCTGTACGGGATTTGAGAATCTGTTCCCCGGGGAGGATCGCTGCCGTGGATGCCTTGCCGGCCACGTCTTCGATTTTGCGGTAGGCGTCGGGGTGGATGTACGCCGCCGGCACCTTACGATAGGCCAGCGCTTCCCGCTTTATGGGCGTACGGACCGGGATGGGCTCGCGGGCGACCACGACCGACTCGAAATCCCCCGTACGGCGATAGGTTTCTTCCATCCGGTCAAGATAGAAATAGACGCCGGCCGCTGCCGCCAGGCCGCAGACCAGGGCCACAATAAACAAAAGTCGCCTGCGCACGGGGCTCCTCCTTTCAACCTTTCCCCAATGACCGTCTCGGGCAGTTCCAGCGTATCATGCCGTCCCCTTCCCGTTCATCGGACAGGGGCCTCATTTTGACTTGGGTCAAGAGTCCCAAGCCCTAACACAAAAAGCCCGGGTATCCGGGCGGTTCGGTCAGGGTTTGAGGTGTAAGGTCACTCAGGCGTTTTCCAGGCGATGCCGTAGAGGGCGACCTCTTCGATTTCGTGTCTCCGTTGACGCGTCATCAGCAGGTTGACACCTTCGCTGGGCGTCAGACCCTCAAAAAGGATGGCATAGACCTGCCGGGCGATGGGTAGCTCGACGCCGAAGCGGACGGCCAGGCGGGTGGCGGCGCGGGTGGTGCGCACCCCCTCAACGATCTGGCTGACCTCGACCAGGGCTTCTTGCACGCTGAGTCCGCGGCCGACGGCCATCCCGAAACGGCGGTTGCGGCTATGCATGCTCGTGCAGGTAACGATAAGATCCCCGACTCCGGTGAGCCCGGCGAAGGTGAGGGGGTTGGCTCCCATGCGCACGCCGAGGCGGGTGATCTCGGCCAGGCCGCGGGTCATGAGGGCGGCGCGGGTGTTATCGCCGAAACCCAGGCCATCGGAGACCCCGGTAGCAACGGCGATGATGTTCTTCAGGGCGCCGCCGGTTTCGACGCCGGTGAGGTCCCGGTTGGTGTAGACCCGGAGGCAGGGAGACATGAACAGGTCCTGGGCAAATTCTGCCACGGCGGAAACCGGGGAGGCCGCCACCAGGGCGGTGGGCATGGCCCGCCCCAACTCCTCGGCGTGGCTTGGTCCTGACAGGGCGCAGTAACGCTGCAGTTCCCGATCGCCGGTCAGATCGGCCCAGACCTGGGAAAGCCTGCGCAATGTATCTTCCTCGATGCCCTTGGCGGCGTTGATTACCGGGACCGGGGGCAGGTAGGGCCGGGCCAGGGATACGGTTTCGCCGAAGGCATGCGAAGGCACGGCGAAGACGACCGCTTCTGAGCCGCGCAGTGATGCGGGAAGATCGGCGGTAACGGTCACCCCGGAGGGGATAGACACCCCGGGAAGGTAGCGGGTGTTCTCCTTCACGTCTGCCAATACCGCGGCGTGGGAAGCGCTGCGTGCCCAGAGACGGACGCGGTGCCCCGACCGCGCCAGATGGCAGGCCAGGGCGGTGCCCCAGCTCCCCGCACCCAGGATGCTTACGGTAGCCACAGGACGTTCCTCTCTCCTTTACATTTCGCGCGCGTAGCGCACGGCGTTCGCAAAGATCGGCAGCCCGTGGGGCTCGTCTGCCATCCCCCGCCGCCAGTTGGGGTGCTGGGTGGGCAATACAAAGCGTTCGGGGTGGGGCATCAAGCCCATCACCCGTCCGCTGGGGTCGCAGATTCCGGCGATGGCGCGCAGGGAACCGTTGGGGTTGTACGGGTTGTAACGGAAAACCACCAACCCCCGGCGCTCGATGTCATCCAGAAGCGGTTCCGGCGCCAGGAATTTCCCTTCGGCGTGGGCGACCTGATAGCTGAGTGTCCTTCCTTCCATTCCGGCCGTGAAGACACACGGGCCTTTTTCAACTTTCAGAGTGACCCAACGGCAGACAAAGTGCCCGCAGTCATTACCCATCAAAGTGGCGCTGATCTCCCCCGGGCGTACGTACGGCAAAAGCCCGGTACGCACCAGGACCTGAAAACCGTTGCAGATACCGAGGACCGGCCGCCCGTGCGCGACGAAATTCTGCAGTTGGTCCTGGAGACGGGAGATCAACTCCACGGCCAGGATTTTGCCGGACAGTACGTCGTCGCCGTAAGAAAAGCCCCCCGGGATAGCCATCAGGGCGTAGTCGGTAAGGCGCTTGAGCCCCGACCGTAGCTCGTTAACGTGTACGAAATCGGGCTGGGCTCCGCAGATCTCAAAGGCAAAAGCCGTTTCCCGGTCGCAGTTGGTGCCGTCGGTGCGCAGGATACAGACTCTCGGCCGGATCACTCGCCAAACACCTCCCGCATAGGACGGTCCCAGGCCGCCTTCAGTTCGTCGACGCTAACGGCGAACAACCGTTCCCCGGCGGCGGTGCGGGCTTCAATCACCCGTTCCTCCTGCGGGCGCCCGACATGGGTCCAGGGGACGTTCTTGAAAAGGGCGGCGGGGTCAAGATCCGCCCTGATTTCAACCAGGAAGCAGCCCGCTGTTTCGTTAAAGAGGAACTCATCGGGGCGGACGCCCTCCGGGATGTTCACCAATGCGCCGCAGCGGCCTCCGAAACACATCTCGGCCAGGGCGGCGGCCAGGCCGCCCTCGCTGATGTCGTGACACGCAAGGACCTCACCTGCGGTAATGGCGTCGTGCAAGGCGGCACAGGCGGTGACGAACCCGGCCAAGTCCAGGCGGGGCAGATTGGCCCCGGTAACCCCGTGGATATCCCAGTAGACCGAGCCGCCCATCTCCTTGTGGCGGCGGTGTCCGATAAGGATAACCACGCTTATCCCGGGGCGCTTGAAGTCGGATGAGACGGTGTGGCGAACGTCCGGCACGCGCCCGAAGGCCGAAACGCAGAGGACCGGCGGGATATGTACAAGGGTGCCGCCGGGACCGCGGTAGGTGCTGGACAGGCTGTCTTTTCCGGAGATAAAGGGCATGCCCGTGGCCAGCGAGAAGTCAACGCAAGCGTCGACGGCGCGGTCCAGGTAACCCAGCGTTTCCTCGTCGGGCACGGGCCAGATGAAGTTGTCGATAAGGGCCGTCTCACGGATATCGGCCCCGGCGGCGACGGCGTTGGCGACGGCCTCGGCACAGGCCCAAAGGCCTCCCCAGTATGGATCGAGGCGATTCAGGACAGGGTTCAGGCCATGGCTGATAATCAGGCCGTATGGCCGGCCGAGGAGCGGCGTGAGCATGCAGGCGTCGTTCGGCCCCGAGCCGTCCAGGCCGCCGAAGGGCGGCAGGGCGCTGGAGCCTTGAACCCCGTGGTCGTAAACGCGCACGATCGGTTCCTTCGAGCAGACGTTAAGGTGGCCCATCACCCGGCGGTAACAGTCCGCCCAATCTTCCGGGAGCGGGGGCGCCACGCCGGGGGCGCCCTTTGGCGGGGATTTCGCCTGCATCACCCGTTGTGGCAGGCCACAGTGCAGAAAATCCATCGAGAGGTCCATAACCGTCTCGCCGTTGTAGGTGGCCCGAAAACGGCCGTCACCGGTGAAGCGGCCGAGGACGGTGGCCTCGACGTTGAAGGCGCGGCAGATGGCCGAGAAACGTTCCCAGTTCTGCGGGGCCACGGCGCAAACCATGCGCTCCTGGCTCTCGGAAAGCAGGATCTCCCAGGGCGCAAGGCCGGCATACTTGAGGGGGGCCGCATCAAGGGCGATTTCGGCGCCGGTCTCAGAGGCCATCTCCCCGACGGCAGAGGCGAAACCCCCCGCGCCGCAGTCGGTGATCGCCCGGATCAGGTCCTCGTCCCGCGCCGCGAGGACGGCGTCGGCCGTCCGTTTCTCCTCGATTGGATGGCCGACCTGGACGGCTTGGGCGTGGACGTCGACCGTACGGTCGGTCATGGCCGCGCTGGAAAAGGTTGCCCCGTGCAGGCCGTCACGGCCGGTTCGCCCGCCGATGACGACCACCAGGTCCCCGGGCACGGGGTGCCCCTTGCCCGCCCGGGCCTTGGGAAGCAGGCCGTAGGCGCCGACGATGACCGTCGGCTTGGCCCGGAAGTCCGGGTGGAAGTGGACCGAGCCGTTGCAGGTCGGGATGCCCATGCGGTTGCCGTAGTCCCGGACCCCCGCCACAACGCGCCGCAACAGGTAAGACGGGTGCAGGCAGCCGGCGGGGATATCCTCCGCCGGGGTATCCGGAGAGGCGAAGCAGAACATATCGGTCGAAGCCACGACGGCGGCTCCCTGCCCCGTACCCATAATGTCGCGGAAAACACCGCCGCTTCCGGTGGCCGCTCCGCCGTAGGGTTCGATGGCCGACGGGGAATTATGGGTCTCCACCTTGCCGCAGACGGCCCAGCCGTTGTAGAAGGCGAAGACGCCCGAGTTGTCCTCGAAGGCCGACAGGACCAGGGGATGAGCCACCCGGCGGGTGGCTTCCTGCAACCTCTTCAGGAGCGGCGGCTTTTCCACCCCGTCGACGATGAGGCTGGCCTTGAAGGTCTTGTGCACGCAGTGCTCCGACCAGGTCTGGGCCAGGATTTCGATCTCGCAGTCCGTCGGCTCGCGGCCTGCCTCCCGGAAATGATCGCGGATGAGCCGCATCTCGTCCAGGTTCAGAAAGAGCCGGTCGCGGCTGAGGGCCATAAGGGCCTCATCGTCCATATTGGTAATGGGGACCACCCGCGCCGGGAGAGCCTCCCCGGTCAGGAGCAGGGTTCGGGGCTTCTCCCTCACAACGTGCTGGACGGTGTCGTTCACCAGAAGACGGGTGAGGATGANNNNNNNNNNCGTCTTCGCTGAGCGATCCATAGAAGGCGTATTCCAGGCTGGAGTCCGCGGCCAGGAGACCCTTTACACCGAGGTCCGAAGCCGCTTTCATCAGGGAGGCGGCCTCGGGGTTCATCACGCCCGGGCGGTAGGCCACCTCCACGAGGCGGTCGGCATCCCCGATAAGGGGACGGTTTACGCTGTAGTGCTGGAACACATCCTCGCAAAGCAGGCGGCGTGCCAGGTATTCGGCATCCTCCTCCGGGAGTCCCTCGAAACGGAATACTTTCACGGTGCGGATGTCGTGCACACCGGTGATGCCGAGGCTGCGGCGGATTTCGGCCAGGGTTTCGCGGCCATGCGCATCTCGCAGTTCGGGCTTGATGCCGACGTGTATCTCCTGAATGGCCAACTCTCTCTCCCCTCCCCGGCCCCTATTGTAACATGCCGGATGACAAGATGTGAGTGCATCAGGAAGGGGCGCGCTCCTATTTCTTGCTGCGCCGGCCCAGCCTGGATTCTGTTCCGGCGCGGAGACGGGCGATGTTACTGCGGTGTTTGTAAATGACCGTGGCGGCGATAACGCCGGCGAAAACGATATAGCCCGGGGGAAAACCGAGGGCGGCAAAAAGCACCGGGACGGCCACGGCGGCCAGAATAGAGCCCAGGGAGACATAGCGGGTCAGGGCGACCACGATCGCCCAGACGGCGGCGGCTCCGGCCGTCACCTGGGGGGAGAGCATCAAAAGGACGCCCAGGCTGGTGGCGATCATCTTCCCGCCCCGAAAACCCAGAAAGATCGACCAGCCGTGTCCCGCCAGGACGGCCAGGGCGGCCAGGAGCGGGGCTGCCGGTGGGCCGAAGGCCTGTCCGAGCCAGACGGCCAGCACACCCTTGCCCATGTCACCGGCGAGTACGATCAGGGCCGGGACGGGACCCAGGGTACGCAGGGCGTTGGTTGCGCCGATGTTGCCGCTGCCGTGGGCGGTAATGTCCACGCCGCGCAGGCGGCCCACAAGATAGCCGAAAGGCAGTGAGCCGAGGAGGTAGCTTACGGGAATGATCCAGAGCAGGTCCGTCATCTTGAGTTACCTCGCTTCCCGCCGGCGCAGGATGATGCGCACCGGGGTTCCAACGAAGCCCCAGGCGCGCCGGAGTTGGTTCTCCAGGTAGCGGCGGTAGGCGTTTGTAGCCAGTTCCGGGTCGTTAACGAACAAGACAAAGGTCGGGGGCCGGACGGCGGCCTGAGTGGCATAAAGGAGTTTCAGGCGGCGGCCGCGGTCGGATGGAGGCGGCGTGGCGAGGAAGGCATCCTGGAGCAAGCGGTTGAGTTCTGCCGTGGGTACACGGCGAGCGAACTCGTCCCGGGCGCGGTCGATGGCGGGAAAAACGCTTGACACACGCTGGCCGGTACGGGCGGACAGGAAGACGACCGGCGCGTAGCCGACAAAACCCAGCTCCCGGCGGATGGCCTCGCGGTAACGGTCCATGGTGTCGGATGATTTCTCCACCAGGTCCCACTTGTTCACGACGAGGACGATCGCCCTCCCGGCCTCCTCGGCCCATCCGGCAATGCGCTGGTCCTGGGCCGTTACCCCGTCCACGGCGTCAAGGACGAGCAGGGCGACATCAGCGCGGCTGATCGCCTTCTGCGCCCGTTGGACGCTGTAACGCTCGATGGGTTCGCTGATGCGGCTCTTGCGGCGTATACCGGCGGTGTCGATAAACACATAGCGCCGTTCCCCGCGGGCCAAAAAGGTGTCCACCGCATCACGGGTTGTGCCGGCGGCGTCGCTGACGATCACCCGTTCCTCGCCGAGGAGGGCGTTAAGCAGGGATGACTTCCCCACGTTTGGACGGCCGATGATCGCCACCGATGTCGGCTCTTCTGCTGCATCCCCCGTCCACGCCTCATCCCTGGGCAGGAGGGCGACGGCTTCGTCCAGCAGGTCCCCGACGTTCAATCCCTCACGGGCCGAAAGGGGAATCGGTTCGCCGAACCCCAGCTCGTAGAACTCGGCGGTGGGCAGAGGCTGGTCGAAGCGGTCGACCTTGTTCACGGCGACGATCACCGGTTTGGCCGCCCGGCGGAGTATTTCGGCGACTTCATGGTCCTCCGGGAGTAGACCGCTCC carries:
- a CDS encoding iron-containing alcohol dehydrogenase; its protein translation is MLFDVLTPPRVLFGPGSTYRLGEEVVSLGRRALVITGRRSLAESGHMDRITTPLKQAGVETVWHQVDPEPTVQAVDEARGLLHSEGCQVVVGVGGGSVLDVAKAAAGLAGEEEPTAAFFDPLRAPRPGLPWVAVPTTAGSGAEATYNAVLIDPVQRRKATIRDGRWLAAVAVVDPILTMSQPPTLTAQTGMDALTHAIESHTSRWRTPYTSGISREAFRLIVQNFFTAYDSGRQRDAREKMMLGSLMAGMALANARAGLVHALAHPVGVRYGLPHGLVCGILLPYAVHFNMVLLEDTYAALAIEAGLTGTAADAGAAAAKLLIYLERLRERLGLPEKLSAVGLKEADIPAVIEETMPSQSLAANPRRVTRQDLYALLHDNL
- a CDS encoding DUF192 domain-containing protein codes for the protein MRVVDLTLGTDLAVKVEVAGTFGRRLLGLMGRAALAPGTGLLLTPCSNVHTWFMRFPIDLAYLDAGWHVLHTVEALAPFRLGPWVRGTRHVLELPAHRLRETGTLPGNTLRLAD
- a CDS encoding type II secretion system F family protein, yielding MLLLVFLVLTAVTAFVLLLLERLYSERLAVTQRLEELAAGDKILHARQAELAVPLWRRLFQPLFGRLQRRQAPSSPAANALTKRLALAGSPGGLTASEFTILRYLTAAGGVVIGAALAATGLPTATGVILAAGAGITGWAAPGFYLTSRINRRRQEVQKALPDTLDLLTVSIEAGLGFDGAVQKVVDKTKGTLASEMREMLREIQVGKPRREALRDVADRVAVDDLTTFIGAVVMAEQMGVRIGNVLRTQSDQMRLKRRQLAEERALKAPVKMLFPLIFFIFPATFIVLLGPAALQILRSF
- a CDS encoding type II secretion system F family protein, whose translation is MLPIFLLTFVSVSLLVWYLAQAAGRGDRAVLERLNRLGAQTDGDPHAHPAETEPVSVIIRIVRVLAHVMPLRRLGSRVDADLARADFPLRGEEFAAGVILAGITGWAAGSLILRTGLGAAVLAVLAAAAPFFALHLAKARRLAAFNAQLGDALAMISNTLRAGFGFAQALEMVCREMPPPISKEFARCLQEMNLGLGTEEALQTLVGRVGSDDLDLMVTAVIIQRQVGGNLAEILDKIRDTIRERVRIKGEIKTLTAQGRISGLIIGLLPVALALVLLLINPGYLRELFGNPAGLAMVAYATVSEVIGVILVRHIMNIEV
- a CDS encoding CpaF family protein yields the protein MKRAPRNGREPYHELKAVLHKQLIAELQKRPDTGAELTSSVVESLAKQVLEANTEYLPRLDRQRIIGDLVDEILGYGPITPLLNDPEVNEVMVNGPHRVYVERKGRLELTSVEFRDNEHILHIIEKIVTPLGRRIDESMPMVDARLPDGSRVNAIIPPLALDGPTLTIRKFARERLRIEDLVRLGTLNQEMARFLEACVRARLNIVVSGGTGSGKTTTLNVLSSFIPADERIVTIEDAAELQLHQEHVVRLESRPANIEGRGQITIRDLVRNALRMRPDRIVVGEVRGGEALDMLQAMNTGHDGSLTTGHANGPRDMLARLETMVLMAGMDLPVRAIREQIASAVDLIVHQSRLKDGSRKVTQITEVQGMEGDVIVLQDIFLFRQQGVDNENRAVGRYEATGIRPKFMEKIEAQGLHIRPEVFARRI
- a CDS encoding response regulator, coding for MEPIKVLIVDDVAGTREDIRRLLFFEEDIKVVGEADDGSVAIASAEDLRPDVILMDINLPEMDGITATEEITNKVPESAVIIVSIQGEQEYIRKAMAAGAGDYLVKPINSSELAAAIRRVHEKHKHRQNLLGIQAQAKSRRQGKIITVFSTRGGVGRTLVAVNLAAALAQEGRKTVLVDLVPGEGDIEVALNLKARRTLADLVDESSTEDLVAVDNFLISHYTGTKVLCSPSRDDAYLVTPEALQHALDLLTERYSYVILDTGIRPDSLTQTALSAADLILLLATPELLSIRHARSALDFLTDHDLQDRAAIVLNRAGLEGGIKTAEIERVLECKCLASLPEDGKAAVTSLNKGQSILTTSPAGKLTQAIRALARQLCSPEEKDTEETPRLSIAARLFSL
- the cpaB gene encoding Flp pilus assembly protein CpaB; protein product: MRRRLLFIVALVCGLAAAAGVYFYLDRMEETYRRTGDFESVVVAREPIPVRTPIKREALAYRKVPAAYIHPDAYRKIEDVAGKASTAAILPGEQILKSRTAAVGEASEDLALALNPGERAVSVAVNEVSGVSGLLKVGDRVDVAVTFDLEAGETSNSYTSTVIQNVRVLAAKRTSASGGQREGNKAQTVILGVTPAQAQHLVLGSERGTIRMLLRSPADSEVLSIPSARKDHLLR
- a CDS encoding NAD(P)H-dependent glycerol-3-phosphate dehydrogenase; this translates as MATVSILGAGSWGTALACHLARSGHRVRLWARSASHAAVLADVKENTRYLPGVSIPSGVTVTADLPASLRGSEAVVFAVPSHAFGETVSLARPYLPPVPVINAAKGIEEDTLRRLSQVWADLTGDRELQRYCALSGPSHAEELGRAMPTALVAASPVSAVAEFAQDLFMSPCLRVYTNRDLTGVETGGALKNIIAVATGVSDGLGFGDNTRAALMTRGLAEITRLGVRMGANPLTFAGLTGVGDLIVTCTSMHSRNRRFGMAVGRGLSVQEALVEVSQIVEGVRTTRAATRLAVRFGVELPIARQVYAILFEGLTPSEGVNLLMTRQRRHEIEEVALYGIAWKTPE